In Lycium ferocissimum isolate CSIRO_LF1 chromosome 11, AGI_CSIRO_Lferr_CH_V1, whole genome shotgun sequence, a single genomic region encodes these proteins:
- the LOC132035937 gene encoding uncharacterized protein LOC132035937, whose product MKKSGLLAASVSAAAMSCTTSTTTTTSIKVRISLQKDDNLKKKDGNCSKPVKESPSSDKFAPRFDGLRFIETLVTAHR is encoded by the exons ATGAAGAAATCAGGTCTCTTAGCAGCCTCTGTTTCTGCTGCTGCCATGTCTTGTACTACATCCACCACCACTACTACTTCTATCAAAGTTCGAATTTCTCTTCAGAAG GAtgataatttgaagaaaaaggatggaAATTGTTCAAAGCCTGTGAAAGAATCACCATCTTCAGATAAATTTGCGCCCAGATTTGATGGATTGAGGTTTATAGAGACACTGGTCACTGCTCACAGATAA